From Harpia harpyja isolate bHarHar1 chromosome 21, bHarHar1 primary haplotype, whole genome shotgun sequence, one genomic window encodes:
- the CARD11 gene encoding caspase recruitment domain-containing protein 11: MSTQGGEPEMDDCLETLKDEEEALWENVECNRHMLSRYINPAKLTPYLRQCKVIDEQDEDEVLNSLMLPSKINRAGRLLDILHTKGQRGYVVFLESLEFYYPELYKLVTGKEPTRRFSTIVVEEGHEGLTHFLMNEIIKLQQQVKTKDVQRCELLAKSRQLEDERKQLKLNKIELLTFQERYNKMKEERNNYNDELVKVKDENYNLAMRYAQLSDEKSMAVIRSRDLQLEIDQLKHRLNKVEEECKLERNQSLKLKNDIENRPKKEQVLELERENEMMKTKIQELQSIIQADKRSLPDSDKAILDILEHDRKEALEDRHELVNKIFNLQEEIRHVEDLRDKYLEEKEDLELKCSTLGKDCEMYKHRMNTVMIQLEEVEKERDQAFRSRDEAQTQYSHCLIEKDKYRKQIRELEERNDELRIEVVRKEACIVNLECKLRRLSKDNNFHDQSLPRNLPITIISQTFGTPSPKANGQEADDSSTSEESPEDNKFFLPDQARLKRRVNLKGIQINPRAKSPVSMNKTSEFQAVRAQDEDGADASNGRTDTSSSNSVSISNSISSCEVSKIQTLRNRNDSIMSTTPEPPGNDSIVRRCKEDAPHCSLVEEDNDSFGYDALELDDDSHDRQSHGAPSVHSSSSSHQSEGLDAYELEHVNSIFRKFSLERPFRPSVTSVGRIRNSCHTIQRVTLNGDSLNSEITLVGGNDKGSFISSVKTGSLAEKAGLREGHQILLLEGCIKGENQSVPLDTCTKEEVHWTIQRCSGPVTLQYKSNHEGYRKLLSELEEGLITSGDSFHIRLNLNISSQLDCCSLSVKCDEIVHILDTMYQGRCEWLCARVDPFTDRDLEMGTIPSYSRAQQLLLVKLQRLMHRGSRDETEGSYNTLRALRNTLQPEEPAPQNDPKASPRLSRASFLLGQILQFVSRSENKYKRMNSNERVRIVTGCPSGLARTSSEAKKPLPDKLEDLDSESEINKRLSLIPYSLVRPIHCERRRPVLFTPTMLAKTLVQKLLNSGGALEFNICKPDIVTKEEFLRKQRTETIIFSREKNLNTYECIVPANIEAVTAKNKHCLLEAGISCTKDLIKAKIYPIVLFIRVSEKNIKRFRKLLPKPETEDEFLRMCRLKEKELEALPCLYASVEADAWSSIEDLIRTIKDRIGEEQRKTIWIDEDQL; encoded by the exons GAGGAGAGCCAGAGATGGATGACTGCCTGGAGACACTGAAAGATGAGGAGGAAGCTTTGTGGGAGAACGTAGAATGCAACCGGCACATGCTGAGCCGGTACATCAATCCAGCCAAACTGACCCCGTACTTACGGCAGTGCAAAGTAATCGATGAGCAAGATGAGGATGAGGTGCTTAACTCACTTATGCTGCCCTCCAAAATTAACCGAGCAG GCCGACTGCTGGACATTCTCCACACCAAGGGCCAAAGGGGCTATGTAGTTTTCTTAGAGAGCCTAGAGTTTTACTACCCTGAACTCTACAAACTGGTGACAGGGAAAGAACCTACTCGGAGATTTTCCACTATTGTTG TGGAGGAGGGACATGAAGGCCTCACCCATTTCCTAATGAATGAGATCATTAAGCTTCAGCAGCAAGTAAAGACAAAAGATGTGCAGCGCTGTGAGCTCTTGGCTAAGTCTCGCCAGTTGGAAGATGAGCGAAAGCAGCTAAAATTGAACAAGATAGAGCTGCTGACCTTCCAGGAAAGATACAACAAGATGAAGGAGGAAAGGAACAACTACAATGATGAGCTGGTCAAGGTGAAAGATGAGAACTACAATCTGGCCATGAGATATGCCCAGCTGAGTGACGAGAAGAGCATGGCTGTGATAAGAAGCCGAGACCTCCAGTTAGAG ATTGACCAGCTGAAGCATCGCTTGAACAAGGTGGAAGAGGAGTGCAAGCTGGAGAGGAACCAGTCTTTGAAGCTGAAAAATGATATTGAAAACCGACCCAAAAAGGAACAGGTTCTAGAGCTGGAGCGGGAAAATGAGATGATGAAGACTAAAATCCAGGAGTTACAGTCCATCATTCAG GCTGACAAAAGGAGTTTGCCAGATTCAGACAAAGCCATTTTGGATATTCTAGAACATGACCGTAAGGAGGCACTAGAAGATCGTCATGAGTTGGTCAACAAGATTTTTAATCTCCAAGAGGAGATTCGTCATGTGGAGGACTTGAGAGACAAG TATCTTGAAGAGAAAGAAGATTTGGAGTTAAAGTGTTCAACACTAGGAAAAGACTGTGAGATGTACAAGCACCGTATGAACACTGTGATGATACAGCTAGAAGAGGTGGAAAAGGAGCGAGACCAG GCATTCCGCTCGCGTGATGAGGCTCAGACACAGTATTCACATTGTCTGATTGAAAAAGATAAATACAGGAAGCAGATTcgagagctggaggagagaaatGATGAACTCCGAATTGAGGTGGTTCGGAAAGAAGCTTGCATTGTTAACCTAGAATGCAAACTCCGACGGCTCTCTAAGGACAATAACTTTCACGACCAG AGTTTGCCACGGAATCTACCCATTACCATTATTTCCCAGACCTTTGGGACTCCTAGCCCAAAAGCCAATGGTCAGGAAGCAGATGACTCCTCCACTTCTGAAGAGTCTCCAGAAGACAACAAATTCTTCTTGCCTGATCAAGCTCGACTCAAGAGAAGAGTGAATCTAAAGGGAATCCAG ATAAATCCAAGAGCTAAATCCCCTGTCAGCATGAACAAAACATCAGAATTTCAAG CAGTCAGAGCACAGGATGAAGATGGGGCTGATGCCAGCAATGGCCGCACAGACACGAGTTCCTCTAATTCTGTTTCCATCAGTAACTCCATCAGCAGCTGCGAAGTCAGCAAGATT caaaccctGAGAAATCGCAATGACAGTATCATGTCTACCACTCCTGAACCTCCAGGAAATGATTCAATAGTCCGGCGTTGCAAAGAGGATGCCCCTCATTGCAG cCTGGTTGAAGAGGACAATGACAGCTTTGGATATGATGCTTTGGAGCTAGATG ATGACAGTCATGACAGGCAGTCACATGGAGCTCCTTCAGTgcactcttcctcttcttctcatCAGTCAGAAGGCCTGGATGCCTATGAGCTTGAGCATGTCAACTCCATATTTAGAAAGTTCTCTCTGGAAAG ACCTTTTCGCCCCTCTGTCACGTCTGTTGGTCGCATTAGAAACTCCTGCCATACTATCCAGCGTGTAACACTGAACGGAGACAGTCTCAATTCAGAAATCACTCTGGTTGGGGGTAATGATAAAGGGAGCTTCATTAGCTCTGTCAAGACAGGATCACTTGCAGAGAAAGCAGGCCTTCGGGAGGGACACCAAATCCTACTG TTGGAGGGCTGCATCAAAGGGGAAAATCAGAGTGTTCCCTTGGATACTTGCACAAAGGAAGAAGTTCACTGGACAATTCAGAGGTGTAGTGGTCCAGTAACACTCCAGTATAAATCAAATCATGAAG GTTACCGCAAACTGCTGTCAGAACTGGAAGAAGGGCTGATCACGTCGGGGGACTCATTTCATATCCGCTTGAATCTGAACATCTCCAGCCAGCTGGACTGCTGTTCCCTGTCAGTGAAATGTGATGAGATTGTTCATATTCTCGACACCATGTACCAGGGGAGGTGTGAGTGGCTGTGTGCCAGAGTTGATCCGTTCACCGACAGGGACCTGGAAATGGGGACCATTCCCAGCTACAGCAG agCCCAGCAACTTCTTCTGGTGAAGCTGCAGCGGTTGATGCACAGAGGAAGCAGAGATGAGACAGAAGGCTCATATAATACCCTTCGGGCACTCCGG AATACATTGCAGCCAGAGGAGCCTGCCCCACAGAACGACCCAAAAGCCAGCCCTCGCCTATCCAGAGCAAGCTTTCTTTTGGGCCAAATATTACAG TTTGTCAGTAGGTCTGAAAACAAATATAAGCGTATGAATAGCAATGAGCGAGTCCGTATTGTCACTGGCTGCCCCTCTGGTCTGGCACGGACCTCATCTGAAGCAAAGAAGCCGTTGCCTGATAAACTGGAAG ATTTGGATTCCGAAAGTGAAATCAATAAGAGGCTCAGTCTGATCCCTTATAGCTTGGTGAGACCGATCCACTGTGAGCGCAGGCGCCCTGTACTTTTCACTCCCACCATGCTTGCCAAGACCTTGGTACAGAAGCTTCTCAACTCTGGAGGTGCCCTGGAATTCAACATATGCAAGCCAG ATATTGTAACAAAGGAAGAGTTCTTAAGGAAGCAAAGAACAGAGACTATCATcttcagcagagaaaagaatCTGAACACATATGAATGTATTGTACCTGCCAATATTGAGGCTGTCACTGCTAAG AACAAGCATTGTCTCCTGGAAGCTGGAATAAGCTGCACAAAGGATTTAATCAAAGCCAAGATATATCCTATTGTTCTCTTTATCAGAGTCTCAGAGAAAAACATCAAGAGGTTCAG GAAATTATTGCCAAAGCCAGAGACTGAAGATGAGTTTTTACGTATGTGCCGtctgaaggaaaaagaactgGAAGCACTGCCATGTCTTTATGCCTCTGTAGAGGCAGATGCATGGAGCAGTATTGAAGATCTTATCCGAACAATAAAAGACAGGATTGGAGAAGAGCAGCGTAAAACCATCTGGATAGATGAAGATCAGCTATAA